The region GATTTCACCCGTGTCCTCGTTCCCTGAGCACTTTGCCTCAGCAGCTTTCTCTGCATACTTGCAGCATTCCCTCGAGACAAGCAAAAGCCTGGCCCCGCTtccccatttgtgtgtgtgtgtgtgtgtggagggcaAGACTACGCCTGGATAAGATTAGTCACACCCACTCTGAAAGACTCAGAACCCTAAGTCCCAGAGGCTGTCCATTTACTCAAGGAGAAACTCTGcctggccccaccccaccccagcgaAGGTGGAAAAGAATCTACCAAACCAGCCCTGGACACCTGGAATGGAAAACCTTTATTCCTCTGCTGGAGGGCAAGGCTGAAGCAGGGTCTgtctgggagggaggggaaggtgaGGGGCCATGCAGGGTTTGTGAACAGAGCTGCAGGGGCCAGGGACCAGGCCCCGGTCATTGGCTCTCCTCCAGAAAGAAGTCGTTGTAGGCCATGCACAGCGTGGTCAGGAACACCGAGTACTCCTTGAAGTCAATCTCCTGGTCGCTGTTCTTGTCCAAGCTCTTCATCAGGTCGTCAATGCTGCTCTCCCTCATCTTCTTCGAGGGCCCAGATAGAGAGACAGGTCAGCCAGCCACCTCTCCCAGCCCTGCGGTGGCCCCTGGGAAGGTGGCCTCAGGCTGATCCCCAGCTGAGTCAGCAACACGGAGCATCTCAACCCCCAGAGCCTCCCCCCAGGCCACAGCCAGCATGGGATCTGACACCTAGCAGAGCCTCCGTGCCCTGACTCCTCAACCTGAACAAATGACTAGAGTACAGCTACTGCAGGCGCCCCTCTTCCTCTCAACAATTTCTACCATTCAAAGAAACAGCTAGATTTCCTACAACACCTCATAGAAACAGCTTGGTGACTATACTGGCCCTGAGCAGCATCCAAGTCTTACTCTGTCCCTGTTGGGGATCGTTCAGAACGCAAGCAGATCACACATCCCTCCACGAGAGCAGTGGTTAGAGCTCTGTGTTCCCTAGCTAGGAGAGCCTGCAGGACAGCTGTATGGAATGAGTGCATGGCACCCAGGCCTGCTCTCTGTCTggtcccctgccctcccagctCAGCTCTACAAGAGGAGGGAGACAGGGCGCTTGGGGGGAACAGGAAGAAAATACAGGCACATCCTGCCCGCTCCTCTTCGCTGCCCTCCACTCCAGCTTTGCCACAGGAGACAGGACGTCGGGACATACGGAGATGGAAACAGCCTCTCTGTGACGCCGTGCTTGTCCCCAGTCTGGGCTCCTGTTAAAGCCAGGCCCTCCCCAGGGCCTCCGTCTCCCTGTAATTAACCCTGCTGGACCCAcggcccctccctctgccctcatTAACTCCAGGATGCAGAGAAGtaggcaggaaggccagagggGAGGCCTGGTGACACCCACACGTGCTTTGGTCCCCTGTCCACAGAGACGCCTTCCCACTTTTCTCTAGGGAGGTCCGCTAAGGTTCAGGATGCCGCAGGAGAGCCCCCTGACCCAGgctgattttaaaggaaagagggagagtgATACGTGGAGCTGGCCTGGAATTCCAGCCTCCCACTAGCTGGAGATTGTATAATGtatctgagcctcaatttttttttaagtgtaacaaTAATGTGATGACTGCCACGTAGGCCTCTCCCTCTTCAgttgcctccctcccaccacctccaTCTGGTAAGAATCAGTTCTGCTTCCTTCCAACCTGTGTTCACAAACTAGCAGAATGGTCCTTTGGGGTCCCCCGTCAGCATCAGCTGAAAGCCCCAGCAGTGGTGGACGCACAGAGCAGGACCAGGTGGGAGCCCTGCCTGTGAGTTTTGCATAGCTGACCTGGACCGCTGAACGCCctcacccaccacccaccccattcCTCTCACAGATTCCACAGCTGCAGGAACCCAGCCTCAACCTGGAAGTCTCCTTGATCTCCTTCTCTGAATCCCTCACCCGGGCTGAGGTCCACCCTGCAAACGCTGCCCTTCTCTGTTCCCAGTGATACCTGATTCATCCCTCCCCGCTAGGTCTAGAGTTGTGCACGCCCAAGATGCCCACCGTCTTCCTGGGGTCTCCGCCCCTACTTTTGGCCATCCTGTCCTGGCTGAGACTAGTGTATCTTGCAGACAGACATGCGCCCCCTCTGGAGGGGCCTCCCTCCCTCGTGCTGGGGAGCCCCTGACAGTGGCATCCGTGCTTCCCcttcttttccctcccttcccccaactGCCCAGGGAGCACTGGGACTCTGGGGTGCAGGGGAGGGACCAGAACCTACCTCACCAAGACACAGCTCCTTCTTGATCAGTTCCTTCAGCTCCTTCTTGCTCAGAGTCAGTTTGCTGCCCTCTCTCCCAGAATATTTATGGAAAGTGGTGACCATAGTGGTCagggccttctccaggggggtctccATCACGGCGTGCAGTTCCAGAAGCTGAAGGGAGAGGGAAAGATCACGTTCCCCAGGAAGCCGGACCCCATCACTAGCCCCTCTCCAAGCTTCTCCTTCAAGGAGCAGTGACTGGAATGCATGGTGAGACCAAAATCTAGCACGTGGACCCCAATGTCTCAGGATAGGCTGTAGTGAGACCCACAGCAAACTTGGAACAGCCAGAGCCTGACCAGCCCTGGAAGGAGACTGCACACTCTCCTGCTTAGAAGATGTTGTAAAAAAGCTGACCTCCCCAGAAGAACTGGTGGCAAATGGTGGAACCAATGAAGGGTCAGGATTTTCTTCCGGCCTGACCCAGCTTGGGCACTCATTTTTCAGAGGTCATCCTCCTTGCCCTAGTCACCCTCCTTGCCCCAGGAGCCTGAACCACCCACTATCAGGGAGTGTCCCATTACAGAAGTGGGGGACAGGGCAAAGAGAGAATCCAGGGGTTGGAGGAACCTGGGGCTGAAACTGGAAGATAAGATCTCAACAGGAAGCCGGGAGGGGTGACAGGACTTGTCCGGCTGGTCCCCAGGCTCCCGCCCAGAGAACTGTACACACGGACCAGTCATGAGTCAGGGAAGGAAGTGGGCCTCCTCTCCGGGGTCATTGTGAGGGCTGGATCCAGAGGCTGGGTCTGATGGGGCCCTCCAGTCCACCAGCACAGCCACACACCCCTCCAAAGGAAGAAGCTCTTGGAGCTCCTGTGACTCAGACTTGAAAACCACTTCCCCCTTAGGCAGGAAGGAGCCAACACCCAAGGAACTTGGGGGCTGCAGGTAAATCTGTGCAGGGTCCTGAGCCAGGAAACGAGGAAGAAGCTGCTGTCTCCTACCCTCAGCCGGAAGCCCACCTGGCTATTCCTGAACCGGACCTGTCATTCAACTCCTACCTCCCCAAACCCTCAGCTTCTCCCCGCCACCGGGAGACTCAGCCAGGACCACGGTGGAAGGCGAGGGTCTCGGCAGTTGCAGCAGCCTCCTGGCTGGTTCCgatccccacctccacctccagggCCACTCCTCAGGAAATTCTCATAGCCATGATGCCAAATACCTGGCCCTCTCCTCCCTGAGCACATGCGCACTCATCAGACCCAGCCTTTCTTGGGGGAGGTCACCAGAGCTTGTCAGCCTCTGGCCTCATCGCCCAGCTTGCCCTACCATATAAATGAGCAGGGAGATCAGAAGGAAGGACTCACCCAGGAAAGAGAGAGCCAGAGAACTCACGCGGCAAACTCGGGCTGCCTGCCACTGCTCTCTGCCTTTATTCCCTTGTTCCAATCCCCAGGAAACCAGGGGAAAGAAGGGCCAATAAGAAGGGGCCAGGGACCAAAGAAGCTTAGGTCAGAGCCTCCTGGGACATGGCTGCAAAGAAACCCCCTTTTGCGAATCTCACCTCACTTGTTTCTAAACAGAGGGGATGGGAGCATACTGAGTTTACCATGGTACATACATTTTCAATCCCAGAAGCTTTGTCTTTCCAACCAAAACCCAGAACTCACAA is a window of Ovis aries strain OAR_USU_Benz2616 breed Rambouillet chromosome 1, ARS-UI_Ramb_v3.0, whole genome shotgun sequence DNA encoding:
- the S100A5 gene encoding protein S100-A5 isoform X2, producing METPLEKALTTMVTTFHKYSGREGSKLTLSKKELKELIKKELCLGEMRESSIDDLMKSLDKNSDQEIDFKEYSVFLTTLCMAYNDFFLEESQ
- the S100A5 gene encoding protein S100-A5 isoform X1 → METPLEKALTTMVTTFHKYSGREGSKLTLSKKELKELIKKELCLGEKMRESSIDDLMKSLDKNSDQEIDFKEYSVFLTTLCMAYNDFFLEESQ